Within the Acidobacteriota bacterium genome, the region AGGCGAGCGGCGCTCCATCCAGGACAGGAGCGTGGGTCCGAAATTGAAGCTCATCCGGGAGTAGTTGTTGACGATGTCGGCAATGCGGCGCTCATCGCCGAGAATGCGGGCCGCGGCGTTCGGGGCATAGCACTCGGCCGTGATCCGCTCGTTCCAGTCGTGGTAGGGATGGGCGGAGTCCTGGATCTCGATTTCCTCGAGCCAGGGGTTTTCCCGGGGCGGCTGGTAGAAATGGCCGTGGATGCAGACGAAGCGGTTCATTTGCCGCCTTTGAAAAAGAGGATTCCGAGAGGCGGAAGGACGAGGGAGATGGAAAACGGCAGGCCGTGCGACGGAATATCCTCGGCCGGGCGCCCGCCGAGATTTCCGCAACCCGAGCCGCCGTAGATCTCCGCGTCGCTGTTCAGGAGCTCACGCCATGATCCTTCGAAGGGGACGCCCACACGATAGTCCTTGCGCAAAACCGGCGTGAAGTTGGCAACGACAAGAACAGCTTCGTCCCCGGACCGGCCGAAGCGGAGATAAATGATGATGCTGTTTTCGTAGTCGGAGCCGTCGACCCAGCGAAAACCTTCCCCCTCGCCGTCGAGTTCGTGGAGGGCCGGTTCGTTCCGGTAGACGGCGTTCAAATCGCGGATCCAGCCCAGGATGCCGGAATGTTCCGAATATCCGAGGAGATTCCAGTCCAGGCTGCCGTCATGCCGCCATTCGTCCCACTGGCCGAACTCCCCGCCCATAAAGAGGAGTTTCTTTCCGGGATGGCCCCACATGTGTCCGTAGAGCAGACGGAGATTGGCCCTCTTCCGCCACGCATCGCCGGGCATCTTGCCGATGAGCGAGCCTTTGCCGTGGACAACCTCGTCGTGGGAGAGGGGAAGGACGAAATTCTCGAAGAAAGCGTACCAGATGCTGAAGGTCAGTTGGTTGTGGTGGAACTTCCGGTGGATGGGATCCTTGGAACAGTAGGCCAGAGTATCATGCATCCAGCCCATATTCCACTTGAAGCCGAAGCCCAGACCGCCGAGATGAACGGGCCGTGAAACCGAGGGCCAGGCCGTCGATTCCTCGGCAAAGGTCTGGATGTCGGGGAAAGCTTCGTAGGCGGCCATATTGAATCGCTTGAGAAACTCGATGGCTTCCAGATTTTCGCGCCCGCCATAAACATTGGGGACCCACTCTCCGGCCTTGCGTGAATAATCGCGGTAAAGCATGGAGGCCACGGCGTCGACCCGCAGGCCGTCGGCGTGATAGGTGTCGAGCCAGAAGAGGCCGCTGCTGATAAGGAAATTGCGGACCTCGTTGC harbors:
- the glgB gene encoding 1,4-alpha-glucan branching protein GlgB; the protein is MLHGPSRLTDYDIHLFKEGNHFRLHEKLGSRRMTVDGVEGVHFAVWAPNAEHVSVIGNFNGWNRAFHPLAARWDGSGIWEGFVPGLGSGGLYKYFIVSRNGGRGFEKGDPFAFFWEQAPRTASIVWDLDYDWGDGEWMASRGAQNHHGAPISIYEVHLGSWRRVPDEKYRSLSYREMAPALAEHVKAAGFTHVEFLPPMEHPFFGSWGYQTLGYFAPTSRYGTPQDFMFLIDHLHREGIGVILDWVPSHFPEDPYGLAAFDGTHLFEHADPREGFHPDWKSLIFNTGRNEVRNFLISSGLFWLDTYHADGLRVDAVASMLYRDYSRKAGEWVPNVYGGRENLEAIEFLKRFNMAAYEAFPDIQTFAEESTAWPSVSRPVHLGGLGFGFKWNMGWMHDTLAYCSKDPIHRKFHHNQLTFSIWYAFFENFVLPLSHDEVVHGKGSLIGKMPGDAWRKRANLRLLYGHMWGHPGKKLLFMGGEFGQWDEWRHDGSLDWNLLGYSEHSGILGWIRDLNAVYRNEPALHELDGEGEGFRWVDGSDYENSIIIYLRFGRSGDEAVLVVANFTPVLRKDYRVGVPFEGSWRELLNSDAEIYGGSGCGNLGGRPAEDIPSHGLPFSISLVLPPLGILFFKGGK